From a single Miscanthus floridulus cultivar M001 chromosome 8, ASM1932011v1, whole genome shotgun sequence genomic region:
- the LOC136470392 gene encoding uncharacterized protein, whose protein sequence is MAHDAWVKLEESYEGTQAVKGAKAYILKEKFASFKMKEDENVPEMFDRLQVLVNDLKELGEEVKDKDFSHKFLRCLPPRFGILVTLLVRSGLDIMTPNQVLGDVMIDDRYRDDKEENEKKDEKKDEKKKSVAFKATSSSKGKAKKGEPSDDECPSTCDEEDDERMALFVKRFGKFMIKKGYGARRKQDKSKNKNFTRRCYKCRSKGHFIDDCLYKSDNSDDDKKKGKKEKKDKKMILKKKGESYRVTWDSDASTSDDERKTSKKKAIASIAINNKPSLFDSPSCFMAKGSKVQSDYESSDSESDDEEYSKEELMDMLEQAHSYMEKKRKVYKELCKKHQALEQSFDEL, encoded by the coding sequence ATGGCTCATGATGCTTGGGTGAAGCTAGAAGAGTCATATGAGGGCACACAAGCGGTCAAGGGTGCCAAAGCTtatatcctcaaagagaagtttgctagctttaagatgaaggaagatgagaatgtgccagagatgtttgataggctcCAAGTGTTGGTAAATGATCTAAAGGAGCTTGGtgaggaggtgaaggacaaggacttctctcataaattCTTGAGATGTCTCCCTCCAAGATTTGGCATTTTGGTCACATtgttagtgaggagtggtttggacataatgacaccaaaccaagtgcttGGCGATGTAATGATCGATGATAGATACCGTGATGACAAAGAAGAAAATGAGAAGAAGGACGAAaagaaggatgaaaagaagaagagtgtggcatttaaggccacatcatcatccaagggcaaggcaaagaaaGGAGAACCAAGTGATGATGAATGCCCAAGTACTTgtgatgaggaagatgatgagaggatggctctatttgtcaagagatttggcaagttcatgatcaagAAGGGATATGGTGCAAGAAGGAAGCAAGACAAATCAAAGAACAAGAACTTCACAAGAAGATGCTACAAGTGTAGAAGCAAAGGCCATTTCATTGATGATTGTCTTTACAAGAGTGacaatagtgatgatgacaagaaaaagggcaagaaggaaaagaaggataaAAAGATGATCCTTAAGAAGAAGGGGGAATCATACagggtcacatgggatagtgatgcctccacaagtgatgatgagaggaagacaagcaagaagaaggctattgcaagcattgctatcaacaacaagccttctctatttgactctccatcatgcttcatggccaaAGGCTCAAAGGTACAATCCGACTATGAAAGTAGTGatagtgagagtgatgatgaggagtactccaaggaggaactCATGGACATGTTGGAACAAGCTCACTCTTAcatggagaagaagaggaaggtgtacaaagaattgtgcaagaagCATCaagctcttgagcaatcctttgatgagctctgA